The proteins below are encoded in one region of Sphingobacterium sp. R2:
- a CDS encoding ATP-binding protein — protein sequence MQSFYFYCLFFCSLISTSVVGQSLDYPSFRNISLGTNANTVHSFAQDSLGMLWLGSNNGLFNYDGYALQPLTGTKDPFQTFVYCIEMVDDKHFALGTGQGVLLYNYQLDRFDPFPSGGPSDVRSLLVVGNTLWIGSIGGLYCYDIKTHKLVDYTKSFPANKARSAVYALDKIDDSILIGTYNGLFELDAVHKKIVALTLPDYKNGSNQFVNSIFSVPELSKTFIGTEYGLYLYDAKKHVLRKTPVLQNHPIKAMASKDSNTLLVGTDDGLFTYQLKEQIVKRIKHDSRNRNSLANNIIWSIFKDRAGNIWLGTDFGFSLWSNRKVEKTLPIYQLTASNDGNRFYKIAKDRNGWYWLGGDNGLIRVHGLGDRNAESNWYRMDAETYRLTHNRIRDIYQDHAGLVWIASDGGVDVFDARTKQFKNLTIIDATGKRNAKWSYNMLEDGQGNLWIASYMGGIFVVNRDRLLEATGSVVANRNFSKEDGLLEDFANQIVDNGRGEILALFYNKGISSIDVATGRIRDLKDSAGHPLDRATFMLRDKQHTVWVGEHGELRRIAADGKNTLIRFDPVGKGEVTAMAEVNAYIWVATSAGVWQINKQSLKAELLRYGQRVSSMYYDTERGEVILGGVDEIVLLPAQKEEVDVERSKKIVLTAMYVNNKRFGSYDYGLRYRNEITLAHDQNNLRLEFSDLDYGNHLGYRLAYSFKGKNETWIPMERGDNKVLLSNLNSGSYDLQLARVDIAGHVVSEIYTYPITIRYPWYATYWAKSLYILIAGFLIFWMINFFRVRSTLKWERRERRKVQELTKMKMDFLTAVSHELKTPLSLILAPVSQMMRQTKNSDKKKQLDGVHRNALKISQLIQELMTFDQVEQQQMPLQGLLNSQIDLVDYCTQLIAEWQQVPEYKNIHIEFSTTVESVFIQTDVAKLGSIVNNLIANACKYNRPEGSVNLRLEVNGDDIKLIVRDTGIGITSEDFPYIFSKFYRSSLKEVNEVQGTGVGLYLVKSYCEQLGWDVALTSDQKGTTATLNWKQDRINSKNPAADSDTTTRNKILIVEDNAELADFLRNTLQTNYDCSIVGDGSEALRLIDGHSFVPDGIITDAMMPNMGGIEMVKKLRQNTLTATIPVILLTAQSDEIIKREWVAVGIDAYISKPFDLHLLQIQLQQLLERKNKIVAQVRIDQISQPAEPVAVHSPDEKFLTKVTQLIEENMDDSEFSVQRLSELTDVAARQLYRKMKQLTGYTPVEYIRSIRIKKAALLLQQKKFTVAEVMYMVGFSNSSYFSKCFQSEFGMSPKVYMESYS from the coding sequence ATGCAATCTTTTTATTTCTATTGTTTATTTTTTTGTTCCTTAATCAGTACTTCGGTTGTTGGACAATCGCTGGATTATCCGTCTTTCCGAAATATTTCTTTGGGTACGAACGCAAATACCGTACATTCATTTGCGCAAGATAGTTTGGGAATGTTATGGCTAGGAAGTAACAATGGCCTATTTAATTATGATGGCTATGCGCTGCAGCCACTTACGGGGACTAAAGATCCTTTTCAGACCTTTGTATACTGTATTGAAATGGTCGATGATAAGCATTTTGCGTTGGGTACGGGACAAGGCGTGCTACTCTATAATTACCAGTTAGACCGTTTCGATCCTTTCCCTTCAGGAGGCCCTTCTGATGTCAGATCACTATTGGTCGTGGGCAATACATTGTGGATCGGTTCCATTGGTGGTTTGTACTGCTATGATATCAAGACGCATAAACTTGTCGACTATACCAAATCATTTCCCGCGAATAAAGCCAGATCTGCCGTTTACGCACTTGATAAGATAGACGATAGCATCTTGATAGGCACGTATAATGGACTTTTTGAGTTAGATGCAGTCCATAAAAAAATTGTTGCCTTAACACTGCCCGATTATAAAAATGGAAGCAACCAATTTGTAAATTCCATATTTTCTGTTCCGGAGTTAAGCAAAACGTTTATTGGGACGGAATACGGGCTATACTTGTATGATGCTAAAAAACATGTGCTTCGTAAAACTCCTGTATTACAGAACCATCCTATCAAGGCGATGGCCTCGAAAGATTCCAACACTTTATTGGTCGGGACCGACGACGGTCTTTTTACTTATCAGCTGAAGGAGCAGATCGTGAAGCGGATCAAACATGATTCCCGTAATAGAAACTCGCTAGCCAACAATATCATATGGAGTATTTTTAAAGACCGAGCGGGAAATATTTGGTTAGGTACGGATTTTGGTTTTTCATTGTGGTCTAATCGCAAGGTAGAAAAAACACTGCCAATATATCAATTGACAGCAAGTAACGACGGTAACCGTTTTTATAAAATTGCTAAGGACCGTAACGGTTGGTATTGGCTGGGGGGCGACAATGGTTTGATTCGGGTACATGGATTGGGCGATAGAAATGCTGAAAGCAATTGGTATCGGATGGATGCTGAAACCTATCGGCTGACCCACAACCGTATCCGCGATATCTATCAAGATCATGCGGGATTGGTCTGGATTGCTTCCGATGGTGGAGTTGATGTGTTCGACGCGCGGACCAAGCAGTTTAAAAACCTGACGATTATCGATGCAACCGGCAAACGGAATGCGAAATGGTCCTATAATATGCTGGAAGATGGACAAGGTAATCTGTGGATAGCCTCCTATATGGGCGGTATATTTGTGGTCAACAGAGATAGGCTCTTGGAAGCTACGGGTTCGGTGGTGGCAAACCGAAATTTCAGCAAAGAGGATGGCCTCTTAGAAGATTTTGCCAATCAGATTGTCGACAATGGAAGGGGAGAAATCTTGGCACTTTTCTATAACAAAGGAATCAGCAGCATTGATGTGGCTACCGGGAGGATCAGGGATCTTAAGGATAGTGCGGGCCACCCATTAGATCGCGCCACCTTTATGCTGCGGGATAAACAGCATACGGTGTGGGTCGGAGAACATGGCGAGTTGCGAAGAATTGCCGCGGATGGAAAAAACACATTGATTCGTTTTGATCCTGTTGGTAAGGGTGAAGTGACCGCTATGGCTGAAGTCAATGCCTATATCTGGGTAGCAACGAGTGCTGGCGTCTGGCAGATTAATAAGCAAAGTTTAAAAGCCGAATTATTGCGGTATGGACAGCGTGTATCTTCGATGTACTACGATACGGAGCGAGGGGAGGTCATCTTGGGTGGCGTTGATGAAATAGTTTTGTTGCCTGCACAAAAGGAGGAAGTGGACGTAGAACGCTCGAAAAAGATTGTACTCACCGCAATGTATGTCAATAATAAAAGATTTGGTAGTTATGATTATGGTTTGCGCTACCGAAACGAAATCACGTTAGCGCATGATCAGAACAACCTGCGGCTGGAGTTTTCCGACCTGGATTATGGAAATCATCTCGGCTATCGCCTTGCCTATTCGTTTAAAGGTAAAAATGAAACCTGGATTCCAATGGAACGCGGGGATAATAAGGTGTTACTGTCAAACTTAAATTCTGGAAGCTACGATCTTCAGTTGGCAAGGGTGGATATTGCTGGGCATGTAGTTTCTGAAATCTATACCTATCCGATTACAATACGTTACCCTTGGTATGCGACCTATTGGGCCAAAAGTCTTTATATACTCATTGCTGGTTTCTTGATCTTCTGGATGATCAACTTTTTCAGGGTACGCAGTACGCTGAAATGGGAGAGACGCGAGCGCCGTAAAGTTCAGGAGCTCACTAAGATGAAAATGGATTTTCTAACTGCTGTATCGCATGAGCTGAAAACACCCTTAAGTCTGATCTTGGCTCCCGTGAGCCAAATGATGCGGCAGACCAAGAATAGCGATAAAAAGAAACAGTTAGATGGCGTACATCGAAATGCCTTAAAAATTAGTCAGCTTATTCAGGAATTGATGACTTTTGATCAGGTGGAGCAGCAGCAAATGCCTTTACAGGGATTGCTGAATTCTCAAATTGATCTGGTCGATTATTGTACACAGCTCATAGCTGAATGGCAGCAAGTGCCTGAATACAAGAATATCCATATTGAATTCTCCACAACTGTAGAGAGCGTTTTTATACAGACGGATGTTGCCAAATTAGGATCGATTGTCAACAACCTCATCGCCAACGCATGTAAGTATAATCGACCTGAGGGTAGCGTGAACCTGCGGCTGGAAGTAAATGGTGACGACATAAAGCTGATCGTTCGAGATACCGGAATTGGCATCACTTCTGAAGATTTTCCGTATATATTCAGTAAATTTTATCGCTCTTCTTTAAAGGAGGTCAATGAAGTACAGGGAACGGGAGTAGGCCTTTACTTAGTCAAAAGTTATTGTGAACAATTAGGCTGGGACGTTGCGCTAACGAGCGACCAAAAGGGCACAACTGCAACACTTAACTGGAAGCAGGATCGTATAAACAGCAAGAATCCCGCCGCTGATAGCGACACCACAACCAGAAACAAAATATTAATCGTCGAAGATAATGCCGAGCTTGCTGATTTTTTAAGAAATACCCTGCAGACAAATTATGATTGCAGTATCGTTGGTGACGGAAGCGAGGCATTACGGTTGATTGATGGGCATAGCTTTGTGCCGGATGGTATTATTACCGATGCCATGATGCCTAATATGGGAGGCATAGAAATGGTCAAAAAACTGCGCCAAAATACATTGACAGCGACAATCCCCGTCATTTTGTTAACTGCGCAAAGCGATGAGATCATCAAACGCGAGTGGGTAGCTGTGGGCATAGATGCTTATATATCGAAGCCTTTCGATCTGCATTTGCTGCAAATTCAGCTACAGCAGCTTCTGGAAAGGAAAAATAAGATTGTCGCTCAAGTGCGTATCGATCAAATCAGTCAACCAGCAGAACCAGTTGCAGTACATTCACCGGATGAAAAATTCCTGACCAAAGTAACGCAGTTGATTGAAGAAAATATGGATGATTCGGAATTCTCCGTGCAGCGGCTCAGCGAGCTCACTGATGTAGCGGCAAGGCAACTCTACCGAAAAATGAAGCAGCTCACGGGATATACTCCTGTGGAATATATTCGCAGTATCCGCATTAAAAAAGCCGCCCTGTTGCTACAGCAAAAGAAGTTTACTGTAGCCGAAGTGATGTATATGGTCGGATTCTCCAATTCGTCCTATTTCTCAAAGTGCTTTCAGTCGGAATTTGGTATGTCACCAAAGGTTTATATGGAGTCTTATTCGTAA
- a CDS encoding PRC-barrel domain-containing protein — MAIEDKNYNHLIELGGSDYEIVDGEPDIRGWKVKNEAGQLIGQVTDLLFDPQSQQVRYLIIDLNDAEFVVEEDKKILVPIGLASLYDGTKIQASNDTAYPTPPVEPINHSVIFTVDEIPTEEPATDYLYNPADDGEVVVLSITEDQVIRLPAYHEDHVDPETELSIRHIFEGTGNVGFVVSDNSYDPSTFYTHYHFSEDTFYSEGKQMDTLPSDQAQRTRRVAARYEHGTAYEPGTRNNNNEL, encoded by the coding sequence ATGGCAATAGAAGACAAAAATTATAATCATTTGATTGAACTCGGCGGAAGCGATTATGAAATAGTCGATGGAGAACCTGATATCCGCGGATGGAAAGTGAAAAATGAGGCTGGTCAATTGATCGGACAGGTAACAGATCTGCTGTTTGATCCGCAGAGCCAACAGGTTCGCTATCTTATCATCGACCTGAATGATGCTGAATTTGTTGTGGAGGAAGATAAGAAAATACTTGTACCCATCGGTCTTGCCTCGCTTTATGACGGCACGAAGATTCAGGCGAGTAATGATACCGCTTACCCAACTCCCCCCGTTGAGCCGATTAATCATAGCGTGATCTTTACTGTCGACGAGATTCCGACAGAAGAGCCCGCAACGGATTATTTATACAATCCTGCTGATGATGGAGAGGTGGTGGTTCTATCCATTACTGAAGATCAGGTCATTCGACTGCCTGCTTACCATGAAGATCATGTCGATCCGGAAACGGAATTATCTATCCGGCACATCTTTGAAGGCACCGGAAATGTTGGATTTGTCGTAAGCGACAATAGTTATGATCCATCCACATTTTATACGCATTACCACTTTAGCGAAGATACTTTTTATAGCGAAGGAAAACAAATGGATACACTTCCTTCTGATCAAGCTCAACGGACTAGAAGAGTGGCTGCTCGATACGAACATGGGACAGCGTATGAACCTGGTACACGCAACAACAACAACGAACTATAA
- a CDS encoding translocation/assembly module TamB domain-containing protein has translation MNRFTRIALKTLLWIIGGIIGLFILIIFLLRLPTIQNYIAGKVTHYVEGKIGTPVRIGYINIDFPKKLVLENIYLEDQSKDTLVAGKSIAVDINMLKLLKNTVEIQSLEVEGVTAKIQRTLPDSAFNFDYIVKAFASEKESQPTADTTSALLFNLDKIKFSKIHVVYTDEVIGSGADVYLGSLNTNIKKFDLTNNMAFELPKINIDGLNATIKQWKPAVDGSGPSVEDFGITDKTAQTTSLLPDVGIQVADLKNVLVRYEDQASALKSEFKIKSFYADLNKIDLNKEFVDIQKLDLDGSDNNVLLGKIQKTLSQEGKANPKKADAAQIDSSATGKMNWVVSAKDIRVNNTTIRFRDDNQPRMKGFDYFNIHMPGLKTQLTDLYYSADSISGSLKELVASDHSGFVIKQLKADFNYTNTGAEIKNLYVETPRTLIRNYVKFSYPSLDLIAKKPELITVNANISKSHIDMRDIRFLAPFLDTMQVMKPLLDKKFYIDTRIVGRVNDLHIPTIDFQTLSNTRLIASLHLKGLPDMNKLSVDLNLKKLTTGRSDIEKLVAKSMLPSGIQLPNTIGLSGTFKGGMTAFNTKLALVTEKGTAKLDGKVNMAKQDTSYDAAVSVRDLNIGQIMQMDSTLGILSFEGKIKGKGTDPKKLMANFDGKVNRLDAMGYRYHDIGMTLSADKGAIKASVLSPDPNIKLKLNATANTRAKYPKVAFELAVDSINLQKLNLMPDALTYRGKLTGNFATADPNFLNGEAHITNSLIRYNNDRYALDSVSLLAKADTSRNQLILKSDFLNAHLVGQYKILELQSAVQDLLQVYYKPEKPVSIPPYSPQRIEFSAQLTRNRLIQDFLPELTEMKAISLDGLFNSASKNLSAKLDAPRIVYGGTEINNVTLDINSLDSALYYSALINKVKVSSIELTNTVFSGKVAQNMINMGLWIKDKQNKEQYHVGADMQARNGLFEFSLLQDGLMLNYDKWDVAPNNTLKFGSAGILANNFVLRNKGQELRIASQDSLFNSPLNVAFNNFRIETLTKMVMSDSLDVGGGINGQTTLSRLESSPVFVADLVVDKFYFGKDTVGNINIKVNNARENTYNANVSITENGNNLVLSGDFINPPQGDATLDFTLDVAPLTMKTVQAFSMGNLKDAKGNLEGQLKITGSPSKPQIRGDLNFREAEFNVAMLNSLFKAKDEQIRFDQNGISFPNFELEDSKGNMAQISGSIRTQTYTDFDFDLNIEMDNFEVLNSTQADNDMFYGKMYLGTNLQIGGNLDKPIVDGTIKVLDSTDFTLVMPNNEPGMADRKGVVEFVDKRDTATANALARLDSMTVTKLTGIDVDLNLQTDKDAKFKILLDAGSQDALNIQGEAELNAGVDASGKITMSGTFTVEKGSYSFSFGPVSKDFTFQKGSTITWNGDPLDAQLNITAVYTLKAPTLELVAPQLGTQNANLYKQKIPFDVLLKISDQLFQPQLNFDIDLNANNAIVSQDVISKVDNALTTLRDNPSDLNKQVFSLIVLGRFMSANPFESLSGGGGTEALVRNSVSSFLSAQLNRLASDLITGVELDFNLTSEDDYSTGAAQTRTDLNIGVSKMLLNDRLKVSIGSNFEVEGNSRPGEASNNIAGDIQLDYQLSQDGRYFARFYRKNQYQVTLQGQFVETGIGFIINMDYNRFKEIFMRSKKLKEFYDTGSKKFRKRFDVDRMEQDSAYRDSVRTVIRDSLMLHSPEYRKRIEEQKKEQQRRQEVDSTTHRTQKNNAPKHLDTIKTTAIKNEDEERAYHAN, from the coding sequence TTGAACAGATTTACCCGAATTGCTTTAAAAACATTATTGTGGATTATTGGCGGAATCATTGGACTCTTCATTCTAATTATTTTTTTGCTGCGTCTTCCCACGATACAGAATTATATTGCCGGAAAAGTAACCCATTATGTCGAAGGCAAGATTGGCACCCCCGTTAGAATTGGCTATATCAATATTGATTTTCCAAAAAAGCTGGTTTTGGAAAACATCTATCTCGAAGATCAGAGTAAGGACACTTTAGTTGCTGGAAAGAGCATTGCGGTGGATATCAATATGCTAAAATTATTGAAAAATACAGTAGAAATCCAAAGTTTGGAAGTTGAGGGTGTTACGGCCAAAATACAACGTACTTTACCCGATAGCGCCTTTAATTTCGATTATATCGTTAAGGCTTTTGCGTCTGAAAAAGAAAGTCAACCTACTGCTGATACTACGTCTGCCCTGCTGTTTAACCTCGATAAAATTAAATTTTCAAAAATACATGTTGTCTATACCGACGAAGTAATCGGTAGCGGCGCCGACGTGTATTTAGGCAGTTTAAACACCAATATAAAGAAGTTTGACCTCACGAACAACATGGCCTTTGAGCTTCCCAAAATTAATATAGACGGACTAAATGCGACCATTAAGCAATGGAAACCCGCCGTGGATGGCTCGGGTCCTTCTGTTGAAGACTTTGGGATCACCGATAAAACCGCGCAGACGACGTCCCTCCTCCCCGATGTTGGCATTCAAGTGGCAGACCTCAAAAATGTTCTGGTCCGATATGAAGATCAGGCCAGCGCACTTAAGTCCGAATTTAAAATAAAAAGCTTTTATGCCGACCTCAATAAAATTGATCTGAACAAAGAGTTTGTGGATATTCAAAAGCTTGATCTAGACGGGTCGGACAACAATGTCTTGCTGGGAAAAATTCAAAAAACGCTTTCCCAAGAGGGAAAAGCTAACCCGAAGAAAGCCGATGCAGCGCAAATAGATTCAAGTGCGACTGGAAAAATGAATTGGGTGGTATCGGCCAAAGACATCCGCGTCAATAACACCACTATTCGTTTTAGAGATGACAACCAGCCCCGCATGAAGGGTTTCGATTATTTTAACATCCACATGCCAGGTCTTAAAACGCAGCTGACTGATTTATATTATAGCGCAGATTCCATCAGCGGATCATTGAAAGAGCTTGTAGCTTCAGACCATTCTGGCTTCGTTATCAAACAGCTGAAAGCCGATTTCAACTATACCAATACCGGTGCCGAAATCAAAAACCTATATGTAGAAACTCCGCGGACACTGATCCGAAACTATGTCAAATTCAGTTACCCTTCCCTAGATCTGATTGCCAAAAAACCAGAACTGATTACCGTGAACGCCAACATCAGCAAGAGTCATATCGATATGCGAGATATCCGATTTCTTGCACCCTTCCTCGATACCATGCAAGTGATGAAGCCGTTGCTCGATAAGAAATTTTATATTGATACCCGTATTGTCGGCCGTGTAAATGACCTTCATATCCCTACAATCGATTTTCAAACGTTATCAAATACGCGGCTGATCGCCAGTCTTCATCTAAAAGGACTTCCCGATATGAATAAGTTGTCGGTAGACCTGAATCTGAAAAAACTGACCACAGGCCGTTCGGATATCGAAAAACTAGTTGCTAAGTCCATGTTGCCGAGTGGCATTCAACTCCCCAACACCATTGGCCTTAGTGGTACTTTCAAAGGCGGAATGACTGCCTTTAATACGAAACTTGCACTGGTTACTGAAAAAGGGACAGCCAAACTCGATGGAAAGGTCAATATGGCCAAACAAGATACCAGTTACGATGCAGCAGTCAGCGTCCGTGACCTCAATATCGGTCAGATTATGCAGATGGACAGTACATTGGGCATTCTTTCGTTTGAAGGAAAGATTAAGGGAAAGGGAACTGACCCCAAGAAACTTATGGCAAACTTTGATGGTAAAGTGAACAGGCTCGACGCTATGGGCTACCGCTATCACGATATCGGCATGACGCTTTCGGCAGATAAAGGCGCTATCAAAGCATCCGTTTTAAGTCCCGACCCAAATATCAAACTGAAACTGAACGCTACGGCCAATACGAGGGCTAAGTATCCTAAGGTGGCCTTTGAACTAGCCGTAGATAGCATCAATCTGCAAAAGCTAAACTTAATGCCGGATGCTCTCACCTACCGGGGTAAGCTAACTGGTAATTTTGCCACTGCTGATCCAAACTTCCTCAACGGTGAAGCACATATTACCAACTCGCTGATCCGATACAACAACGATCGTTATGCGCTGGACTCTGTATCCTTACTGGCCAAGGCCGATACGAGCCGCAACCAGCTGATCTTGAAATCTGATTTTTTAAATGCCCACCTGGTTGGTCAATACAAAATTCTGGAACTGCAAAGTGCCGTTCAGGATCTTCTGCAGGTATATTATAAACCTGAAAAACCCGTTTCGATTCCACCATATTCGCCGCAGCGCATCGAATTTTCGGCACAGCTGACACGAAATAGACTGATTCAGGATTTTCTTCCAGAACTCACTGAAATGAAAGCCATCAGTTTGGACGGTCTATTTAACAGCGCGTCCAAAAACCTCTCAGCCAAGTTAGATGCACCGCGCATCGTTTACGGCGGTACAGAAATAAACAATGTAACCTTGGATATCAATAGTCTCGATAGCGCACTTTACTATTCGGCGCTTATCAACAAGGTTAAAGTCAGCAGTATTGAGCTTACCAATACGGTTTTCAGCGGAAAGGTCGCGCAAAACATGATTAACATGGGGCTATGGATCAAAGATAAACAAAATAAAGAGCAATATCACGTTGGGGCAGACATGCAGGCGCGAAATGGACTATTCGAATTCAGCCTGCTGCAGGACGGCTTAATGCTCAATTACGATAAGTGGGATGTGGCCCCCAACAACACGCTTAAATTTGGTAGTGCCGGGATATTGGCCAACAATTTTGTACTGCGTAACAAGGGCCAGGAACTCCGCATTGCTTCCCAGGATAGCCTATTCAATTCACCTTTAAATGTAGCGTTCAACAATTTTCGCATTGAGACGCTGACCAAAATGGTGATGAGCGACAGTCTCGATGTGGGCGGTGGTATCAACGGACAAACCACACTATCCCGACTCGAAAGTAGTCCTGTGTTTGTTGCCGATCTTGTGGTAGATAAGTTTTACTTCGGAAAAGATACCGTCGGAAATATCAATATAAAAGTCAACAATGCACGTGAAAACACCTACAATGCCAATGTGAGCATTACCGAAAACGGAAATAACCTCGTCCTTAGCGGAGACTTTATCAATCCACCACAGGGTGATGCCACGCTTGACTTTACGCTGGATGTCGCACCGCTAACCATGAAGACCGTGCAGGCCTTTAGTATGGGTAACTTGAAAGATGCCAAGGGCAACCTCGAAGGTCAGCTAAAAATAACGGGGTCGCCGTCAAAACCACAGATTAGGGGCGACCTTAATTTTAGGGAGGCCGAATTCAATGTTGCCATGCTCAATTCACTTTTTAAAGCAAAAGATGAACAGATCCGCTTCGACCAAAACGGCATATCCTTTCCAAATTTTGAGCTTGAAGATAGCAAAGGGAATATGGCTCAAATTAGTGGTTCGATCCGTACGCAGACCTACACCGATTTCGACTTTGACCTCAACATCGAGATGGACAACTTTGAAGTACTGAATTCCACGCAAGCGGACAACGATATGTTTTATGGAAAAATGTATCTTGGCACCAATCTGCAAATCGGCGGAAATCTGGACAAACCAATTGTGGATGGAACTATCAAGGTACTCGATAGCACCGACTTTACGCTGGTCATGCCCAACAATGAACCTGGGATGGCCGACCGGAAAGGGGTGGTTGAATTTGTCGACAAACGGGATACCGCCACTGCAAATGCACTTGCCAGACTAGATTCGATGACCGTAACGAAACTCACTGGAATAGATGTCGACCTGAATTTACAGACCGATAAAGATGCCAAGTTTAAGATTTTACTCGATGCAGGTTCGCAGGACGCTCTCAACATTCAGGGGGAAGCCGAACTTAATGCCGGCGTGGATGCCAGCGGTAAAATTACGATGTCAGGGACATTTACCGTGGAGAAAGGAAGTTATTCATTTAGCTTTGGACCGGTCAGTAAAGATTTTACCTTTCAAAAAGGAAGCACAATAACCTGGAATGGCGATCCTTTGGACGCACAGTTGAACATAACAGCCGTATACACTTTGAAGGCGCCAACGTTAGAATTGGTTGCACCACAGCTCGGTACCCAAAACGCCAACTTATATAAACAAAAGATTCCATTTGACGTGCTGTTGAAGATCTCGGATCAGTTGTTTCAGCCACAGCTTAATTTCGACATCGACCTGAATGCTAATAATGCCATTGTATCGCAGGATGTCATCAGTAAGGTGGACAACGCATTAACAACATTGCGCGACAACCCGTCCGATCTTAATAAACAGGTGTTTTCATTAATTGTACTCGGCCGGTTTATGTCTGCCAATCCATTTGAAAGCCTTTCCGGCGGCGGTGGTACAGAAGCACTGGTACGGAATAGCGTCAGTTCGTTTTTGAGTGCTCAGCTCAACCGACTGGCTTCAGACCTGATTACTGGAGTGGAGCTTGATTTCAACCTCACATCGGAAGACGATTACAGCACGGGTGCGGCTCAGACGCGTACCGACCTGAACATTGGCGTCTCCAAGATGTTACTCAACGACCGCCTGAAAGTCAGCATCGGATCTAATTTTGAGGTAGAAGGAAATTCCCGTCCCGGAGAGGCTTCCAATAACATCGCGGGTGATATTCAACTGGATTATCAACTCTCCCAAGATGGACGCTACTTTGCGCGCTTCTACCGTAAAAATCAATATCAAGTTACCCTACAGGGGCAATTTGTTGAAACCGGAATCGGTTTCATTATCAACATGGACTACAACAGATTCAAGGAGATCTTTATGCGCTCCAAAAAATTGAAGGAATTCTACGACACCGGCAGCAAGAAGTTTAGGAAACGCTTTGATGTGGATCGTATGGAGCAGGATTCGGCGTATCGCGACAGCGTTAGAACAGTTATTCGCGACAGTCTAATGCTGCATAGCCCAGAATACCGCAAACGGATTGAAGAGCAGAAAAAAGAACAGCAACGCCGCCAGGAGGTGGACAGTACAACACATAGGACGCAAAAAAATAATGCGCCGAAACATTTAGATACGATTAAAACTACAGCGATTAAAAATGAAGATGAGGAAAGGGCTTACCATGCAAATTAA